One window from the genome of Esox lucius isolate fEsoLuc1 chromosome 23, fEsoLuc1.pri, whole genome shotgun sequence encodes:
- the LOC105020234 gene encoding monocarboxylate transporter 2 has protein sequence MPPPATGPPAVTPPDGGWGWAVVIGSFISIGFSYAFPKAITVYFKDIQKVFDCSYSQIAWISSIMLAVMYAGGPISSILVNTYGCRPVMIMGGLLSSVGLISASFCNSVVELYVCIGLIGGLGLAFNLQPALTMIGKYFFKKRPIANGLAMAGSPVFLSSLAPFNQYLFNSFGWRGSFLILGGILLNCCVAGSLMRPLGPPPGKIKKDEEIVVVKTITKKEKATCLGTVNKFIDLSLFKHRGFLIYLSGNVIMFLGFFAPIVFLTAYAKDLGVDEYSAAFLLSILAFVDMFARPSMGLLANSKWIRPRIQYFFSFAVLYNGVCHCLCPLVESYTGLVVYAIFFGFAFGMVSSVLFETLMDLVGAQRFSSAVGLTTIVECCPVLIGPPLAGKLVDITKNYKYMYFCCGAVVILASIWLFIGNFVNYRLLAKERKQEEMYKRTETEDPDQKDPDWEAQASQDLVDSPKDGDAMQRETNI, from the exons ATGCCACCTCCTGCCACAGGCCCCCCAGCTGTAACCCCCCCAGATGGGGGCTGGGGCTGGGCCGTGGTGATAGGATCCTTTATCTCCATTGGCTTTTCCTACGCCTTCCCCAAGGCCATCACTGTCTACTTCAAGGACATCCAGAAGGTTTTTGACTGCTCCTACAGCCAGATAGCGTGGATCTCCTCCATCATGTTGGCTGTCATGTATGCTGGAG gCCCCATAAGCAGTATTCTGGTGAACACATATGGCTGCAGACCCGTAATGATCATGGGGGGATTACTGTCTTCTGTCGGGTTGATATCCGCCTCCTTCTGCAACAGTGTGGTGGAGCTTTATGTTTGCATTGGCTTGATCGGCG GCCTGGGCCTAGCCTTTAACCTCCAGCCAGCTTTGACTATGATTGGCAAGTACTTCTTCAAGAAGCGTCCCATTGCTAACGGTCTTGCCATGGCAGGCAGCCCAGTGTTCCTGAGCAGCCTTGCCCCTTTCAACCAATACCTGTTTAATTCCTTCGGCTGGCGGGGCAGCTTCCTTATCCTGGGGGGCATACTGCTCAACTGCTGCGTGGCTGGTTCCCTCATGAGGCCCTTGGGGCCACCACCAGGCAAGATCAAGAAGGACGAGGAGATAGTTGTTGTGAAAACCATCACCAAGAAGGAGAAGGCAACTTGCTTGGGGACTGTCAACAAGTTCATTGACCTGTCGCTTTTCAAACATCGCGGTTTCCTAATCTACCTGTCGGGCAATGTCATTATGTTCTTGGGCTTTTTTGCGCCCATTGTGTTCCTGACAGCCTACGCCAAAGACCTAGGCGTGGACGAGTACTCGGCCGCCTTCCTGCTCTCCATCCTGGCCTTTGTGGACATGTTCGCCCGGCCCTCCATGGGACTCCTGGCCAACTCTAAGTGGATTCGACCCAGGATCCAGTACTTTTTCAGCTTTGCCGTGCTTTACAACGGGGTGTGCCACTGCCTCTGCCCCCTGGTGGAGAGCTACACCGGCCTGGTGGTGTACGCCATCTTCTTTGGTTTTGCATTCGGCATGGTCAGCTCAGTGCTGTTTGAGACACTGATGGACCTTGTGGGGGCCCAGAGGTTCTCCAGCGCTGTGGGACTCACCACCATCGTGGAGTGCTGCCCTGTCCTCATTGGTCCACCGCTTGCAG GTAAATTGGTGGACATCACGAAAAACTACAAGTACATGTATTTCTGCTGTGGTGCTGTGGTCATCCTAGCCAGTATTTGGCTGTTCATTGGCAACTTCGTCAACTACCGACTCCTGGCAAAGGAGCGAAAGCAAGAGGAGATGTACAAACGAACTGAGACGGAAGACCCGGACCAGAAGGATCCCGACTGGGAGGCCCAGGCCTCACAGGACCTGGTAGACAGCCCCAAAGATGGGGACGCCATGCAGAGGGAAACCAACATCTAG